AGGTGAGCCTTCTTTCTCACTATGATTTGAGTCGGACTTCCAGTTAGACAAGCTGATTTCATGCCGTTTCCTTCTTTCTGGCCTTTCACATTAAACTGGACTCTGAGTCTGGCAGCCTGTCGAACGATGAGCTTGCTTCTTTCTGTGGTCTAatgtaaaacaaaaataaaaattgggCTTCCTTCCAGGAAAGGACATCAGATTACAGAGAGATTAAAAAGGCCCTATATTCAGAAGCTTTTGCGCTCCAACagcctccaccactttgcccaAATTTGCTCTGATGACAGAGATTTGTATTTTGTTTTGGATGGAGTTTTTATTTAGGGCTTATCCATACGCtagtgctgggggtagacacaagatgaccaGATGGGCCACAGTCCAGCTCCACAGATGCTCCGCTGCCCAGAGAGGAAAATGAATCGGTCTTTATTAGAAGTTACAACCACACAATTACATTTTTTAATTCTGGCAACAAGTCATCAGGAGACAAAGCGATTTCTAGACTTCCTTGTGCTCCGGCTCTCTCCAGACCAAGTTTCCCCAAGACGCTGAGGTCTTAAGGAGTGCCGAAGATGCTACGGGGGGGGGGCAGATGCCACCCACTAAACTAGCACCACTGATGCATTTTTCCAACGTCCCTCagttccatctctctcctcttccgctACCCTACAACCTCCCCTCACAGACGAGATTGTCGAACGAGGGCCAAGCTTCAtccttccactgggccctgccacctcctGCCTGAAAAATTGACTTATTCCCCGGGCGATGGGCCACGCACATGTTGTAGGCTGGGAAGGTGTCCGTTTAtactgttacgctgtactctcccaagcgctcagtacaatgctctgcacatggtaagtgctcgataaatatgactgactgatccctGGACCGGCTAATCTCGCAGCCCTGAGCCAACAGCTGACTATTCTCGCTGTCGTTTCGCAACCCGGAGTCCAAGGGGGAGCAGGATCTATTGCTGGTAGTTGCTGGGTGCCCGCCGCATGCCCAGCCTGCACTAAAAGCTCGGATGCCTATAAAAGAGGACGGACGGCACTTGAAATCGGACTCTCATCTGCTTGCTTTGGCGCTAATTCACTCGGTCCCTCCCGGCCCTCCTTTGCATCGGGATGGGCGGCGGGTCCAGTGCCACGCGATGAACGGTAGGCGAGCTTATCAGCCTCGGCGGATTTTCGGTTCAGGGCCGGCTGGACCAGTACTCGGCCGTGTTTCTGTGGCGGCTGGATGtccaccccgtccctgtccccagAGAGCCCAGGTGGATGGGTGCCGCTAGACGAACCTTCTGGCCCTATAAGCGTGGCTTCTGCGGGCAGCAGGGGCGGGGCTACCCCATCCGGTCGCTCACGGGTCCCGAGGGAGAGCTCTAATCGACCGTCCCCACCCTCGGGTGCGTGGGGCGGGCACGACGTTCGGACGGGGGAAGACGGTGAGAAGGAGGTTCCAGACCGCCAGACACGGTGACCCAGAACCAGATGATGGGGGGTGCCCGCTGGCAGATCTGAGGAACGCGACTTAACCGCCGCCCGCTGGAACGCCAACCATCGGCCCAATGCCGACGACTACCTACACCGGAGTTCGTTCAGGGGCATCACCTAAGAACCCCGCAGCCCCTGGGTGCTCGACTGGACGTTCCCGGGCACCGAGGGGCATGGGCTCTTTGCAAACCTTCCAGAACTTCGGCTGATACTTTTAGAATCTCTAGTTCTTCCAGTCTCAGCGCTTCGACCAAACCCAGCTGGTTCCGGAGGgccacctcttccctcttcatctgGGAAATCTGGAAATCAATCgacaatattaatataataaatattagTTGATCATTGTTAACATTGTTAATAAGAtatattactgttaataataatgataataataatggcatttaagagctaactatgtgccagacaccatactaaggaggagggtggacacggtccctgtcccacatggggctcgtagtctataggagagagagaagaggtatcgaaaccccattttacagttggggaaactgaggcagagaagtgaagggagtcgcccaaggtcacgtataagccaagtggtggagctgggatgagaacccagaatccaggtcctctgactcccagactcgcaCTCTtggaagcggcgtggtttagtggaaagagcccggttctaatcccggctctgccacttgtcagctgtcggacttgggacaagtcatttggaaaatggggattaagactgtgagccccacctgggacagcctgataactctttatctcccccagtgctcagaacagcggttggcacagagcacttaaatatcatcattattattattattatattactatgtgtcaagtagtgttctaagcactggggtgtatagaaaatcaggtcagacagcatccctgtcccacacggggctcacagtctaagtaggagggagaacaggttttgaatccccattctgcagatgagggaacggaggcccggaaaggtgaagtgactttccccagttcccacagcaggcagatggcagagctggggcagtcctaggccacgccgcttctccctaaTTCTTCAAGCCCATGTACAACCACCTGCAGCCTTCAGTGTTGTTCAGTGACCGAACAACCCCCAACCCGAGCCCCAgaaaacaggcacgttccctcaCAACCGCCCCGACGAGGTCCGAGTGAAATCATCATTCTCCAGTTTTACCTTCTGGAGCCCGGCTCTGGTCTCTTCTAGGAAATAGCTGCACAGGGTCACGGCCAGAGCCAGACTCTTCGTTTCATTTGCCTCAGAAATGACTTCGCCGAGGAACACTTTCTTCCAGTTTGTGCTAGAAACCAAAAATGTGTGAAAAGAAGttagcggcggcggcgggagaacCGGCTCCCGCCACCTGAGAGACCGAAGCAGCGGCCAGAAAGGATAAAATAAAGAACACGAAGAACAGAGGAATGTGGTTTATGGAATTCTGACGGGTtcctgggaaggcttcatggaggaagcGGGTTtctgacagggagaggagagggtggatattaagggtgtgatggggaggggtggctGAGGAGTGTTGCCTAGCTGGAGTAGCAAAcacaaagcaggagagagaaaggataaCAATGacaggggccgggagtcagaggatctgggttctaataccggctctgccgcttatctgatgtgtgaccttgtacaaaatcacttcacttctctgggcctcagtttcctcatctgtaaaatggagtttcgatacatgttctccctcctctattGGACTGTGGGCCTCCTGTATGACCTGACAGTACTGTACCCAGCCTAGGctaagaaagtgcttggcacagtaattgcttaacacacCCCACGATtagtattattctctgagcctcactcaataaatcatacttattgagcactaagtgtgtgcagaaccctgtactaaacccttgagagaatacaatataacagaagaggaaaatataactgatttggtagacacattccctgccggcaaggaacctcagtttcctcaactgtgaattgAGGTTtccatagctgttctccctcttcctcagcctgtgagacccgtgtggcgCAGGGTTGAGTCTGCCGACTGTATTATATCTCCTCAGTGTTCAGCCCCgactgagcacttaaatacaataattaggACAGCTGGAATCTGTGTAGCATTTTTATTTCTTCCGGCTCTCACTTGAAggatctctttccttcccctaacCCTCCCagcgagggagggggaggcaggtccGACTCGGCTCTGCCATCGCACTTGTCATCCCTACCCTACATGTTCTGGCTAGAATGCTATTAGGGAACTGGCGAacgctctttcaatcaatcgatcattccgtggtatttttcaaagcacttactttgtgtagagcactgttctaagtgcttagcgcTGCCCCTCCGACATGAGCCGTGTTCAAGAGAGACGGCTTCGTGAGTGCCTTGGGTGCTGGAATCGAAATTGTGAtaccgcctcttcctcctcctcctcctcccttcccctgatACCCCTGCCCCGAACTTCTGCCCTGCAGGAATATGGCCCAAAAGGACCCCTTCTTCCCATCTGAACGCCGGGAAGACGACTCCCAGGTAACCAAGTGAGCTGAACCAAGTGAAAGGGGAAGAGCTGAATTTTAAGAAGGCACCAAGGCatgttcccttttcctccccagtcTGAGCCCGAGAGGGCTCCAGGCAGAGACCGGGTTCCGGATCCACGACTTACAATTCATCCGCTCCAAGGCGTAGCAGCTTCAGAGCGGTAAGCAGCCGCCAAGACGGCCCATCCCAGCCGAACGTCAGGTTtctaaaggggaaaaggagacacGACGAATGGAGGGGTCTTTCTGGAGAGCTTGGCCACCCTGGCCCGGGGACTGTGGAAAGGCAAGACTCTTCCCACTCTGTCAGGGACTTcgacacatagtacgcgcttaacaaatacagtgattcTCATtggtaataacgatgatgatgataatgataagggACTGGAACGTGAATCCAGGAATAAACAGGGACTGCCCTCGCAGACCAATCCAAAGTCAATCAATGGAGTGTGCAGagcgtactaagagcttgggagaagacgattaaataatagaattggtacacacgatccctgtctacaaggagcttagagtctcctGGGGGACAGAGATGCTAAAATACCTCATGGATACAAATCACAAAGGGACATACTCATGAACTGGGGCAgaaaggggagtcaggagactttcaCACTGACATTCACTGTcatggggtcggggaggagggttGACTCCGAAACAAAGGAGAGTTATCTGCGTCCTCTTACTGACAAACCCCAGGTACAGAGACACAGACGACAAGACAGACAGACCCACTTACTCTAAAAATCCATGCTCCTTTAAAAGGGAAAGTTTCTTGGTCATCTGCTTGTCCCCTGAGGGAAGATGTCTGACGAGCACATCTGCATTTTGAAAGATAGAAGCCATGTATTTTCAGACACTTCTCCCCTCACCGTCACGTTCTTCCCAGAGCAATGAGTCCATGAGGTGCGGTCAGGTCACAGTTGAGGAGGGCGACGACTGCGTAGGGGCGCGAATCAGCACCTGCATGATTCCCTACTCCTTGGCAACAGGTCATCATCCTACTAAGCCAATTAAGCAGAGTGATGAGAAATCCAAGTCTTTGGCACAATTCCAAAACACCGAAGGCCTTAATGTGCCCAGTACTGGATGACCCAGACCAACTtggctcctgattcccagcagCTCTCTCTAGCCAAAGGACGATCCCGGTTTACTGAGATTTCTGTGGGTCAAAAGACGGTGGCAAAATGTCCCTGAAAAACGTGAGCCCTTCTAGgaagttcaatcgtatttactgagctcattgcaagcagggaatgtgtctgtttattgttatattgtactctcccaagcactcagtacagcactctgcacactgaaagcgcttaatacaaatgACTGGCTTCCACTCCAATATGATTGGCTCCGGGGAGGGCCAAGTAGTTCAGAAGGTTAAAATGTAATTGGGCTCCACTGTCAAACCCACCACATAAACTCCAACCTCCATGATAGAGGAGAGTCCTGGCTACAGCCTCTGTATAAGCCAGGTCTCCCAGaacgaaggagaaggagaaaagacagCCAcacttccctgttctccctcctactcagaccttgagccccatgcgggacagggaccgtgtctgacctaataaacgtgtaccaaccccagtgcttagaacactgtttgacacatattaagcgcttaacaaataccataaaaaaccaaagacCGGGGCGGGCCTGCTTCCTACCTGGAGAGACCACGACATTACTGTGAGGGTTGTTGGAGCAAACAAATCCGTATTCTAAGAGGAGCCTCCTGTTATCGTGAGGGCCGTAGCAGATGAGGACTTCCTCATATTTCCGACACCGTGAAGCGGTTCGGATTTCGTAGCACCTGGTTTCCTTGTTAAAGGCCGCTTCCACCTGTGCGGGAAAAATCAACGGATCAAA
This region of Ornithorhynchus anatinus isolate Pmale09 chromosome 17, mOrnAna1.pri.v4, whole genome shotgun sequence genomic DNA includes:
- the SETD4 gene encoding SET domain-containing protein 4 isoform X2; protein product: MIISLPEACLLTTDTVLKSPLGDYIWKWKPPVSPLLALCTFLIAEKQAGARSLWQPYLGVLPQAYTCPVGLDAAVLSLLPQPLGRRAREQRTAVRELFAASRAFFSSLQPLFSEDIERVFTLDALGWAWCTVNTRTVYMEHAQRDCFSAEADIYALAPYLDLLNHSPGAQVEAAFNKETRCYEIRTASRCRKYEEVLICYGPHDNRRLLLEYGFVCSNNPHSNVVVSPDVLVRHLPSGDKQMTKKLSLLKEHGFLENLTFGWDGPSWRLLTALKLLRLGADEFTNWKKVFLGEVISEANETKSLALAVTLCSYFLEETRAGLQKISQMKREEVALRNQLGLVEALRLEELEILKVSAEVLEGLQRAHAPRCPGTSSRAPRGCGVLR